Proteins encoded within one genomic window of Trichoderma asperellum chromosome 2, complete sequence:
- a CDS encoding uncharacterized protein (TransMembrane:1 (n6-17c22/23o205-228i)): protein MKSSTIISGALVAASQFYTALGATPVRVDEISHVIRANLQVPSAPPVPGAVRSQGCWSSRGNMTATTAVKATEVSSGSCNKYCTAQKFAVSGLQADVCYCGMVYPPADDVVDDNKCNFPCPGYGNEACGSLGNPGFYSIWNTGININPPNYVPPSTTSSPSSSSTSSTSDSEKSSAAANPSSPASQSAEATPSDAPSGGSKKTNVAGIAAGTVVGVVVLGGLLGAAFFTMRRRRNAEIEEEHRRNAAVNAFINGSKPPSTSGSISMTDSRLDPIMAHRRLSDGSIADNEDYSRRILRVTNA, encoded by the exons ATGAAATCGTCAACGATCATTTCCGGTGCCTTGGTGGCCGCATCTCAATTTTACACAGCTCTCGGCGCAACCCCTGTGAGAGTCGACGAGATCAGCCATGTGATCCGAGCCAATCTTCAAGTGCCATCAGCACCGCCTGTGCCAGGCGCCGTTCGATCACAGGGCTGCTGGAGTTCCCGAGGAAACATGACGGCCACTACCGCCGTCAAGGCCACAGAAGTTTCTTCCGGTTCGTGCAACAAGTACTGCACGGCCCAGAAATTCGCCGTTTCAGGACTGCAGGCTGATGTGTGCTACTGCGGAATGGTTTATCCTCCCGCCGATGATGTGGTTGATGACAACAAATGCAATTTCCCTTGCCCCGGCTATGGCAATGAGGCCTGCGGCAGTCTTGGAAACCCAGGTTTCTACAGCATATGGAACACTGGTATCAACATCAATCCCCCCAATTATGTGCCCCCGTCAACGACATcgtcgccttcttcttcttcaaccagcTCGACATCTGATTCTGAGAAATCATCGGCCGCCGCCAACCCTTCAAGCCCGGCTTCTCAGTCTGCAGAGGCAACTCCATCAGATGCACCATCGGGAGGCTCAAAGAAAACCAACGTCGCTGGTATCGCTGCGGGCACTGTTGTTGGCGTTGTCGTCCTGGGAGGCCTTCTGGGAGCTGCCTTTTTCACCATGAGGCGAAGACGGAATGCCGAAATCGAGGAGGAACACCGCCGCAATGCCGCCGTCAATGCCTTCATCAACGGCTCCAAGCCACCTTCTACCAGCGGTAGCATTTCCATGACCGACTCTCGCCTTGACCCCATCATGGCCCACCGCAGGCTCAGTGATGGCAGTATCGCAGACAATGAGGATTACTCTCGTCGTATCTTGCGG GTCACCAACGCATGA
- a CDS encoding uncharacterized protein (EggNog:ENOG41), translating to MGPAATPRIRRTAQNTQFTYNLSRRVNDVQTYPVQSPQGATILIYGHDNGVTLVWRGGRRFKASNEAPKQPANHKEQRNGASEDSVMIIDSDDDEPPAKSQATQGYVDKPEFEDTVERNPYPETIQTLDLAFGTAVLKVAVMPLVPCSSAETASNGEPILAKKMVFAVSCATNDAYLVTLPLTPPSPQSKARPELRADLLAGQAGSGSWGESLTLLSGQTKHSDGLAITLIAPRSIESSSKTPRAVVAAFSRQASGVLHLWDIALEDKMPSNRPVEPFQSEFLPTPLTSISFNPTNTSQLLAVSSPHAVRIYDFAQPSLPPDLDARGPFPAQGSWLLSLYQPFAKASSSRKPILDAAWIAHGRAVFALLADGMWGIWDIEGAKPLQSGAAISSKLKSGVQGAALTAFSVSGYVEGTGALRTIATQQKDKHAGDFAPMTPHTRKQAATSLTAATSLDRLFAVRGGVKVIGLPSTPGKALQDESLALWIGGLEHVCVIPGVLRFWDSQLRRGSGGGVNLFSGAQPTRMVKLVDLATGLLGERCCGVGLIPDISKNDDDIPDDGGLPVDVLIRGESRIVIVREGEDGPGRKIGDVVASRRKRLFSRNEKSEAIIVHGKQDRSASLSFNLSTVKPGTLRQKQVARGENEGNGNGSGANDKSDDVPTPVARSRAGFGFADTLSAAADVTADFTTRNVEAEMLDIMEIDQALNNMEDYRGSGRKKVFFEED from the exons ATGGGCCCTGCAGCCACGCCTAGAATACGTCGAACGGCGCAGAATACGCAGTTTAC GTACAATCTATCACGGCGGGTAAACGATGTCCAGACATACCCGGTTCAATCTCCCCAGGGAGCTACCATATTAATCTATGGGCACGATAATGGCGTAACTTTGGTCTGGCGAGGCGGTCGACGGTTTAAAGCTTCCAACGAAGCTCCAAAACAGCCAGCAAACCACAAAGAGCAGAGGAATGGAGCTTCTGAAGATTCTGTCATGATTATTGATTccgatgatgacgagccGCCGGCGAAATCACAAGCTACCCAGGGCTATGTCGACAAGCCTGAATTCGAAGACACCGTCGAGAGGAATCCTTACCCCGAAACTATTCAGACATTGGACTTAGCTTTTGGGACGGCTGTGTTGAAAGTTGCGGTAATGCCGCTAGTACCGTGTTCTTCAGCTGAAACGGCATCTAACGGCGAGCCAATCTTGGCCAAAAAGATGGTATTTGCGGTTTCCTGCGCCACAAACGATGCCTATCTTGTCACCTTGCCCTTGACGCCACCTTCTCCCCAAAGCAAGGCGCGACCAGAGCTCAGAGCAGATCTCTTGGCTGGGCAAGCTGGATCTGGATCCTGGGGTGAGTCGCTGACTCTTCTTAGCGGCCAGACAAAACACAGCGACGGCTTAGCCATCACTCTGATTGCCCCAAGGTCTATTGAATCATCAAGCAAGACGCCAAGGGCAGTGGTAGCTGCCTTCTCAAGGCAGGCATCTGGCGTTCTACATCTGTGGGATATCGCACTTGAAGACAAGATGCCTTCCAATCGGCCAGTTGAGCCTTTTCAAAGCGAGTTTCTCCCTACTCCCCTTACGAGCATCTCGTTCAACCCCACAAATACTTCACAGCTCCTTGCGGTATCGTCGCCTCACGCTGTAAGGATATACGACTTTGCGCAGCCATCATTACCTCCGGATTTAGATGCCCGAGGACCATTCCCGGCTCAAGGCTCGTGGCTACTCTCATTATATCAACCATTTGCCAAAGCATCTTCCTCACGCAAGCCGATCTTGGATGCCGCATGGATAGCTCATGGCCGGGCAGTCTTCGCTTTATTAGCAGATGGCATGTGGGGCATCTGGGACATTGAAGGCGCGAAGCCGCTGCAATCGGGAGCCGCTATATCGAGTAAATTGAAATCGGGCGTTCAGGGGGCTGCCTTGACTGCCTTTAGTGTCTCCGGATATGTTGAGGGAACGGGCGCACTACGCACCATTGCGACACAGCAGAAAGATAAGCATGCTGGTGACTTTGCACCTATGACGCCTCATACTCGTAAACAGGCTGCCACATCTTTGACTGCCGCCACCAGCCTTGATCGCCTATTCGCAGTTCGCGGAGGTGTGAAAGTGATTGGACTTCCTTCAACTCCTGGCAAAGCACTCCAAGACGAAAGCCTGGCTTTATGGATAGGGGGCCTGGAACATGTCTGCGTCATCCCAGGTGTGTTGAGATTCTGGGATTCACAACTACGAAGAGGATCCGGTGGTGGCGTCAATCTATTTAGTGGTGCTCAGCCTACTAGAATGGTCAAGCTGGTTGATCTTGCCACTGGTCTTCTAGGAGAAAGATGCTGTGGAGTTGGTCTGATTCCAGATATTTCCAAGAATGACGATGATATTCCTGACGATGGCGGTCTCCCGGTTGACGTACTCATCCGAGGAGAATCAAGAATAGTCATCGTacgagagggagaagacggcCCAGGAAGAAAGATTGGCGACGTCGTTGCTAGCCGCAGAAAACGCCTATTCTCAAGAAATGAGAAATCGGAAGCTATCATAGTTCACGGCAAGCAGGACAGATCAGCAAGCTTGTCGTTCAACTTGAGTACTGTTAAACCCGGAACTCTAAGACAGAAGCAGGTTGCCAGAGGTGAGAATGAAGGAAACGGAAATGGAAGCGGAGCGAATGATAAATCAGATGACGTGCCGACCCCGGTTGCTCGATCGCGTGCCGGCTTTGGATTTGCTGATACCTTAAGCGCAGCGGCAGACGTCACAGCAGATTTCACTACTCGGAACGTGGAGGCAGAAATGCTTGACATCATGGAGATCGACCAAGCATTAAATAACATGGAGGATTATAGAGGCAGTGGGAGGAAGAAGGTGTTCTTTGAGGAAGACTGA
- the FEN1 gene encoding Elongation of fatty acids protein 2 (BUSCO:EOG092D2OSE), translated as MGIKQLFQIVKEEAPDAIKEGEIKNQFGRKVAIDASMSIYSFLIAVRSDGQQLMNESGETTSHLMGMFYRTLRMVDNGIKPLYVFDGAPPKLKSGELAKRFQRKQEATEGLEEAKETGTAEDVEKFSRRTVRVTREHNAECQRLLKLMGIPYIIAPTEAEAQCAVLARAGKVYAAASEDMDTLCFNTPILLRHLTFSEQRKEPIQEIHLDKVLEGLNMERKQFVDLCILLGCDYLDPIPKVGPTTALKLIREHGSLEKIVEAIEKDSKKKYTLPEDWPYKDARELFFNPDVRQADDPLCDFKWEKPDMDGLVKFLVTEKGFSEDRVRSAGARLEKNLKSSQQARLEGFFKPVPKTDAEKAAHKRKLDEKNEEKKKKLKQEKKDKATAKAKPRGGA; from the exons ATGGGTATCAAGCAGCTATTCCAGATTGTCAAGGAGGAGGCTCCGGACGCCATCAAAGAGGGCGAAATCAAAAACCAGTTTGGGCGCAAAGTTGCTATT GATGCCTCCATGAGTATATACAGCTTTCTGATTGCTGTACGATCCGATGGCCAACAGCTCATGAACGAGAGTGGCGAGACAACGTCGCACCTGATGGGCATGTTCTACCGCACTCTGCGCATGGTGGACAACGGTATCAAACCCCTCTACGTTTTCGACGGCGCACCACCGAAGCTCAAATCCGGCGAATTGGCGAAGCGATTTCAGCGCAAGCAAGAGGCCACAGAAGGCCTTGAAGAGGCAAAGGAAACAGGTACTGCAGAAGACGTGGAGAAGTTCTCTAGGCGAACGGTTCGAGTTACGAGAGAACACAATGCCGAGTGCCAGCGCTTGCTCAAGCTCATGGGTATCCCATACATTATTGCGCCTACAGAGGCTGAGGCCCAGTGCGCAGTTTTGGCAAGAGCTGGAAAAGTGTATGCTGCGGCGAGTGAGGATATGGACACTCTGTGTTTCAATACTCCTATCCTGCTGCGCCACCTTACCTTTAGTGAGCAGAGAAAGGAGCCTATCCAGGAGATTCACTTGGACAAGGTCCTGGAGGGGTTGAACATGGAGCGAAAACAG TTCGTTGACCTCTGCATCCTGCTAGGCTGCGACTATCTCGATCCGATCCCTAAAGTTGGTCCCACCACGGCTCTGAAACTGATCCGGGAGCATGGCTCTCTGGAAAAGATTGTCGAGGCTATTGAAAAAGATAGTAAGAAGAAGTACACGCTGCCTGAGGACTGGCCTTATAAGGACGCGCGAGAACTATTTTTTAACCCAGATGTGCGCCAAGCGGACGATCCCCTTTGCGACTTCAAGTGGGAAAAGCCTGACATGGACGGGTTGGTTAAATTCCTGGTCACTGAAAAGGGGTTCTCCGAGGATCGTGTTCGCAGTGCAGGCGCTCGGCTAGAGAAGAATCTAAAGAGCTCTCAACAGGCACGTCTAGAGGGATTCTTCAAGCCTGTCCCGAAGACTGATGCAGAAAAAGCTGCGCATAAGCGCAAGCTGGatgagaagaatgaagagaaaaagaagaagctcaagcaggagaagaaagacaaggCTACGGCCAAAGCCAAGCCTCGTGGCGGCGCATAA
- a CDS encoding uncharacterized protein (EggNog:ENOG41), giving the protein MTKVFTAAEVSSHNKPDSLYITIDGDVYDLTKFQDDHPGGKKILQRVAGKDASKQFWKYHNEGILKKYKAKLQVGSLDTKPKEEPKPEPAPAPAPKAVVKASSSSHSQEDSEPLEAFGDQIPFADPSWYQNYHSPYFNETHAALRAELRQWIETDIEPHVTEWDEAKRVPEEIYKEMGRRGYLAGLLGIKYPTDFVPAGVKSVPPEKWDLFHEMIVTDELSRTGSGGFVWNLIGGFGIGGPPLFKFGSKALKERLGPGILSGDKRICLAITEPDAGSDVANLTCEAKLSEDGKHFIVNGEKKWITNGIWSDYFTTAVRTGGPGMNGVSLLLIERGPGVTTRRMDCQGVWSSGTTYITFEDVKVPVENLLGKQNQGFRVIMTNFNHERMGIIIQSLRFARVCYEESVKYANKRRTFGKKLIEHPVIRMKLAHMARQIEASYNWLENLIYQCEKMGETEAMLRLGGPIAGLKAQATVTFEFCAREASQIFGGLSYSRGGQGAKVERLYRDVRAYAIPGGSEEIMLDLSMRQSLRVAKAMGMKL; this is encoded by the exons TTGTACATCACCATTGACGGCGATGTCTATGATTTAACCAAGTTCCAAGATGACCACCCTG gtGGTAAGAAGATTCTGCAGCGTGTTGCCGGCAAGGACGCCTCCAAGCAGTTCTGGAAATACCACAACGAGGGCATCTTGAAGAAGTACAAGGCCAAGCTCCAGGTCGGCTCCCTCGATACCAAGCCCAAGGAGGAGCCCAAGCCCGAGCCCGCTCCCGCCCCTGCTCCCAAGGCGGTTGTCAAGGCTTCAAGTAGCAGCCACAGCCAGGAAGACTCAGAGCCTCTCGAGGCTTTCGGCGACCAGATTCCCTTCGCCGACCCCAGCTGGTACCAAAACTACCACTCTCCCTACTTCAATGAAACCCACGCGGCTCTGCGCGCCGAACTGCGCCAATGGATTGAGACCGATATTGAGCCTCATGTGACCGAGTGGGATGAGGCGAAGCGTGTTCCCGAGGAGATTTACAAGGAGATGGGTCGCCGAGGTTACCTGGCTGGTCTGCTGGGCATCAAGTACCCGACCGACTTCGTGCCGGCAGGCGTCAAGTCCGTCCCTCCTGAGAAGTGGGATCTGTTCCACGAGATGATCGTGACCGATGAGCTGTCGCGCACCGGCTCTGGCGGCTTTGTCTGGAACCTGATTGGAGGTTTCGGCATCGGTGGCCCACCACTGTTCAAGTTCGGCTCCAAGGCTCTCAAGGAGCGCCTCGGCCCCGGCATCTTGAGCGGTGACAAGCGCATCTGCTTGGCCATTACTGAGCCCGATGCTGGCTCTGACGTTGCCAACCTCACTTGCGAGGCCAAGCTGAGCGAGGATGGCAAGCACTTCATCGTCAACGGCGAGAAGAAGTGGATCACCAATGGTATTTGGTCCGACTACTTCACCACCGCCGTGCGAACCGGCGGCCCGGGCATGAACGGCGTTTCTCTGCTGCTCATTGAGCGTGGCCCTGGTGTCACCACTCGCCGTATGGACTGCCAGGGTGTCTGGTCTTCCGGCACCACATACATCACCTTTGAGGATGTCAAGGTCCCTGTTGAGAACCTGCTCGGCAAGCAGAACCAGGGCTTCCGAG TCATCATGACCAACTTCAACCACGAGCGCATGGGTATTATCATCCAGTCTCTACGATTCGCCCGTGTGTGCTACGAAGAGTCCGTCAAGTACGCCAACAAGCGTCGCACTTTTGGCAAGAAGCTCATCGAGCATCCTGTCATCCGCATGAAGCTGGCGCACATGGCTCGCCAGATTGAGGCCTCATACAACTGGCTCGAGAACCTCATCTACCAGTGCGAAAAGATGGGCGAGACCGAGGCCATGCTCCGCCTCGGTGGCCCTATTGCCGGCCTCAAGGCTCAGGCTACTGTTACCTTTGAGTTCTGTGCTCGTGAGGCCAGTCAGATCTTTGGCGGCCTGTCCTACTCCCGCGGTGGCCAGGGTGCCAAGGTCGAGCGTCTGTACCGTGACGTCCGTGCCTATGCTATCCCCGGTGGCTCTGAAGAAATCATGCTGGATCTCAGCATGAGACAATCTTTGAGAGTGGCCAAGGCCATGGGCATGAAGCTGTAA